The following are encoded together in the Fundidesulfovibrio putealis DSM 16056 genome:
- a CDS encoding glycosyltransferase family 4 protein: MAITPPMRIAISCRSLEYASGGVKEYLVSLLNELLAIDTRNTYVLMHSQVQYFGSFPGAEEVSLYCSNRLLFDWLKLPAALKKHDIDLAFFPSSNMPPRVPCKAVAAMMDLGYFHGDQRMYRFADTLYMKRAMAYTARRAERLLAISDHTRRDLVDILGVPDQKITVTHLAADDLYHQPVAEDEVMRLARRHGLTRPFFLYTGNISPRKNLKALLEAFAAVKDRVDADLVVTGGLSWGDGWKDWVASLGVADRVHRLGYVERQDMPALYAACLAYVFPSLFEGFGLPVLEAQAVGAPVICSTATSLPEVAGDSALMIDPLDIPGISKALADVADAQTGPALRESLTQKGRANARRFSWRDTAQKTLDVFEQVHRGE; encoded by the coding sequence GTGGCTATAACCCCGCCCATGCGCATAGCCATCAGCTGCCGAAGCCTGGAGTACGCCTCCGGAGGCGTGAAGGAATACCTGGTCAGCCTCCTGAACGAGCTGCTGGCCATCGACACCCGCAACACCTACGTGCTCATGCATTCCCAGGTGCAGTACTTCGGCTCCTTCCCCGGTGCTGAAGAGGTGTCGCTTTACTGCTCCAACCGTCTGCTCTTCGACTGGCTGAAGCTGCCCGCCGCACTCAAGAAGCACGACATCGACCTGGCCTTCTTCCCGTCCTCCAACATGCCGCCGCGCGTGCCCTGCAAGGCCGTGGCCGCCATGATGGACCTGGGCTACTTCCACGGCGACCAACGCATGTACCGCTTCGCGGACACCCTCTACATGAAGCGGGCCATGGCCTACACCGCCCGCCGGGCCGAGCGGCTGCTGGCCATCTCGGACCACACCCGGCGCGATCTGGTGGACATCCTGGGCGTGCCGGACCAGAAGATCACGGTCACGCATCTGGCCGCCGACGACCTGTACCACCAGCCTGTGGCCGAAGACGAAGTGATGCGCCTTGCCAGGCGTCACGGCCTGACGCGCCCCTTCTTCCTGTACACGGGCAACATCTCGCCGCGAAAGAACCTGAAGGCCCTGCTGGAGGCCTTTGCCGCCGTGAAGGACCGCGTGGACGCCGACCTGGTGGTCACCGGGGGATTGTCCTGGGGTGACGGCTGGAAGGACTGGGTGGCCTCGCTCGGCGTGGCGGACCGGGTGCACCGCCTGGGCTACGTGGAACGCCAGGACATGCCCGCGCTGTACGCGGCCTGTCTGGCCTACGTGTTCCCGTCGCTTTTCGAGGGCTTCGGCCTGCCCGTGCTGGAGGCCCAAGCCGTGGGCGCGCCGGTGATCTGCTCCACGGCCACAAGCCTGCCGGAAGTGGCGGGCGACAGCGCGCTTATGATCGACCCACTGGACATCCCCGGAATCTCCAAGGCCCTGGCCGATGTGGCCGACGCCCAGACCGGCCCAGCACTGCGCGAAAGTTTGACGCAAAAGGGCCGCGCCAACGCGCGCCGCTTCTCCTGGCGCGACACCGCCCAAAAGACCCTGGACGTGTTCGAGCAGGTGCACCGGGGAGAGTAG
- a CDS encoding uroporphyrinogen decarboxylase family protein yields MSLLAGLVYPINSLPAARLSGRGIDVLCHDADAKLDAVARYYEQVDADLLFFFSDIVIQAEALGASLAYSPAGMPRVAAKTAIPAGPARTSARMEVNAAVTSGLKRAFPSKPVAGMVYGPFTVAGQAMGEEALMRACLTSPEEARAAVAKALEGALGYARLLLDAGADVLWVSDPFAGLLPPALFGQFAGDPLARLFDAHPDVPNAVHICGDIGQLLANVLDTGVQAVSFDQVMDLLAVEDAMPAGRIIIGNMDPLAVADAQSAGALAQEVDALAQTMGTHPAFSLSTGCALPPSTPVENAAAFVDAGHAAMRAVAPGASLLYGLSASVEAGDLESAAGIVDVCLCSGFDPLLVLGGGLMRAVRKQSALYEARKSHLADILLMTDALNAGMKRLSPHLPKTSDAVRMVLGTAAGDHHAIGKDVVGAVLEAQGIKVLDLGVDAGADAFAKALAETGAPLAGISAFTSQARAALRAMVPAIREKAGRPVGILVGGAATSQGFAAEIGADAFAKDAAAAARVVKSLLEKFPGRD; encoded by the coding sequence ATGAGCCTCCTCGCCGGACTGGTCTACCCCATCAACTCGCTCCCGGCCGCTCGTCTGAGCGGCCGGGGCATCGACGTGCTCTGCCACGACGCCGACGCCAAGCTCGACGCCGTGGCCCGCTACTACGAGCAGGTCGACGCAGACCTGCTGTTCTTCTTCAGCGACATCGTCATCCAGGCCGAAGCCCTGGGAGCCTCCCTGGCATACAGCCCGGCAGGCATGCCCCGCGTGGCGGCCAAGACCGCCATCCCTGCGGGTCCGGCGCGCACCTCCGCGCGCATGGAGGTCAACGCCGCAGTGACCTCCGGGCTCAAGCGCGCGTTTCCCAGCAAGCCCGTGGCGGGCATGGTATACGGGCCGTTCACCGTGGCCGGGCAGGCCATGGGTGAGGAAGCCCTGATGCGGGCCTGTCTGACCTCCCCGGAGGAGGCCCGCGCCGCCGTGGCCAAGGCCCTGGAAGGGGCGCTCGGCTACGCACGGCTTCTGCTGGACGCCGGGGCCGACGTGCTGTGGGTGTCGGACCCGTTCGCCGGACTCCTGCCGCCAGCGCTCTTCGGGCAGTTCGCAGGAGACCCGCTGGCCCGCCTGTTTGACGCGCACCCGGACGTGCCCAACGCGGTGCACATCTGCGGGGACATCGGGCAGCTTCTGGCCAACGTGCTGGACACCGGGGTCCAGGCCGTGAGCTTCGATCAGGTCATGGACCTCCTGGCCGTGGAGGACGCCATGCCCGCAGGCCGGATCATCATCGGCAACATGGACCCCCTGGCCGTGGCCGATGCGCAGAGCGCGGGCGCTCTTGCCCAGGAGGTGGACGCCCTGGCCCAGACCATGGGGACGCATCCCGCGTTCAGCCTGTCCACGGGCTGCGCCCTGCCGCCCTCGACCCCGGTGGAGAACGCCGCCGCCTTCGTGGACGCCGGGCACGCGGCCATGCGGGCCGTGGCTCCCGGCGCGAGCCTGCTCTACGGCCTGTCCGCCTCGGTGGAGGCCGGAGACCTGGAGAGCGCGGCGGGCATCGTGGACGTGTGCCTGTGTTCGGGATTCGATCCCCTCCTGGTGCTTGGCGGCGGGCTCATGCGGGCGGTGCGCAAGCAGAGCGCCCTGTACGAAGCCAGGAAGAGCCATCTGGCGGACATCCTGCTCATGACCGACGCCCTGAACGCGGGCATGAAGCGCCTTTCGCCCCATCTGCCCAAGACCAGCGACGCCGTGCGCATGGTCTTGGGAACCGCTGCGGGGGACCATCACGCCATCGGCAAGGACGTGGTGGGCGCGGTGCTCGAAGCGCAGGGCATCAAGGTTCTGGACCTGGGAGTGGATGCCGGAGCCGACGCCTTCGCCAAGGCCCTGGCCGAAACCGGAGCGCCCTTGGCCGGGATATCGGCCTTCACCAGCCAGGCCAGGGCAGCCCTGCGCGCCATGGTGCCCGCCATTCGGGAAAAGGCGGGCAGGCCCGTGGGCATCCTGGTGGGCGGGGCCGCCACCAGCCAGGGCTTCGCGGCTGAGATCGGCGCGGACGCCTTTGCCAAGGACGCTGCCGCCGCCGCCCGCGTGGTCAAGTCCCTGCTGGAGAAATTTCCCGGACGCGACTAA
- a CDS encoding ABC transporter substrate-binding protein gives MRCARFVLAMVMVLGLALPAAQAWAAQLEKVRCSEAVRGFFFLPLYLGQALKTFEKQGIEVEFVPTQGGPLAMQALINGDVEVCAIGHGQVANLYAQGKPTRIIFEMQDKCTFYLVGKPGVASLKDLGGKNMGVTKFGSETHGVGRALAAWAGFDPETGINMIETGGMGTMAAALEADRVQAALAWQPMVGKLEQAGKAKVLATLNTAEDSARYFGSPDYSFSVLQVTPEYAKAKPETLKRFVAAVLEAQTWLREHSAAEVAKLAAPYFEGMSEADIAMSVDRDRQAFSASGIVSRPGHDTALRIFQDAKILTKPVAFEDLVDNSFTEAAKALKK, from the coding sequence ATGCGTTGTGCGCGCTTCGTTCTGGCGATGGTGATGGTTCTCGGCCTGGCTCTGCCCGCTGCGCAGGCCTGGGCGGCACAGCTTGAGAAGGTGCGCTGCTCCGAGGCCGTACGCGGCTTCTTCTTCCTGCCGCTCTACCTCGGCCAAGCCCTCAAGACCTTCGAGAAACAGGGCATCGAAGTCGAGTTCGTGCCCACCCAGGGCGGCCCGCTGGCCATGCAGGCCCTCATAAACGGCGACGTGGAAGTGTGCGCCATCGGGCACGGGCAGGTGGCCAACCTCTACGCCCAGGGTAAGCCCACGCGCATCATCTTCGAGATGCAGGACAAGTGCACCTTCTACCTGGTGGGCAAGCCCGGCGTGGCCTCCCTCAAGGACCTGGGCGGCAAGAACATGGGCGTCACCAAGTTCGGCTCCGAGACCCATGGCGTTGGCCGCGCCCTGGCCGCCTGGGCCGGGTTCGACCCCGAGACCGGCATCAACATGATCGAGACAGGCGGCATGGGCACCATGGCCGCCGCCCTGGAGGCCGACCGTGTGCAGGCCGCCCTGGCCTGGCAGCCCATGGTGGGCAAGCTCGAACAGGCCGGAAAGGCCAAGGTCCTGGCCACGCTGAACACCGCCGAGGACAGCGCGCGCTACTTCGGCTCGCCGGACTACTCCTTCTCGGTGCTCCAGGTGACGCCCGAGTACGCCAAGGCCAAGCCCGAGACCCTGAAGCGCTTCGTGGCCGCCGTGCTCGAAGCCCAGACCTGGCTGCGCGAGCACTCCGCCGCCGAAGTGGCCAAGCTCGCCGCCCCCTACTTCGAGGGCATGAGCGAGGCCGACATCGCCATGTCCGTGGACCGCGACCGCCAGGCCTTCTCCGCCTCGGGCATCGTCAGCCGCCCGGGGCACGACACCGCCCTGCGCATCTTCCAGGACGCCAAGATCCTCACCAAGCCCGTGGCCTTCGAGGACCTCGTGGACAACAGCTTCACCGAGGCCGCCAAGGCGCTCAAGAAGTAA
- a CDS encoding ABC transporter permease, which translates to MPLPARTFLARLMLAGALLGLWEAATVTGLADPFFVSSPSAVGAELWRMLHEATFYNHLWMTLKETLAGFALGAMLGLGAALWLALTPFWSKVLDPFLMVLYGMPRVAFAPLFVMWFGLGALSKIVFALSLVFFVVFYSCHAGLRALDASLVNSVRVMGASRRQILVHVVLPSLAPWVASSLKSAAGLALLGAVLGEYVGSTAGLGWVINTSAGLFQTSRVFAALAALAVVVLVMHALLGRLERWLTRWRVGSHAL; encoded by the coding sequence ATGCCCCTGCCTGCTAGAACCTTCCTGGCCCGGCTCATGCTGGCGGGCGCGCTCCTGGGTTTGTGGGAGGCGGCAACGGTGACGGGGCTGGCCGATCCGTTCTTCGTGAGCAGCCCCTCCGCCGTGGGCGCGGAACTGTGGCGGATGCTGCACGAGGCCACATTCTACAACCACCTGTGGATGACCCTCAAGGAGACCCTGGCCGGATTCGCCCTGGGCGCGATGCTGGGCCTGGGCGCGGCCCTGTGGCTGGCGCTCACGCCCTTCTGGTCCAAGGTGCTCGACCCGTTCCTGATGGTCCTCTACGGCATGCCCCGCGTGGCCTTCGCCCCGCTCTTCGTCATGTGGTTCGGCCTGGGGGCCTTGTCCAAGATCGTGTTCGCCTTGTCCCTGGTGTTTTTCGTGGTCTTCTACAGCTGCCACGCCGGGCTTCGGGCCCTGGACGCCTCGCTGGTCAATTCGGTGCGGGTCATGGGGGCCAGCCGCAGGCAGATCCTCGTCCATGTGGTGCTGCCCTCGCTGGCCCCGTGGGTGGCCTCGTCCTTGAAAAGCGCGGCGGGGCTGGCGCTCCTGGGCGCGGTTCTGGGCGAGTACGTGGGCAGCACCGCCGGTCTCGGCTGGGTGATCAACACCTCTGCCGGGCTGTTCCAGACTTCGCGCGTGTTCGCCGCGCTGGCCGCCCTGGCCGTCGTCGTCCTGGTCATGCACGCCCTGCTGGGGCGTTTGGAACGGTGGCTCACGCGTTGGCGCGTGGGCAGCCACGCTTTGTAA
- a CDS encoding ABC transporter ATP-binding protein: protein MIRLRGVGHSYATASGAVVESLAGVDFEVERGEFVSVVGKSGCGKSTLLEIMAGLKKPSGGSVEITGRTAGRDFGWAGYLTQADSLLPWRTVLDNACLGLTLRGRSRAERERHVRPILERFGLEGFERAYPGELSGGMLKRASLARVLAYDPEVLLLDEPFAPLDAQTRETLQADLLDLWRDSKKTVVLVTHDITEAVLLSGRIEVLGPRPGRIVDTVRVDAPYPRAIFDPRSACALADAVHRVRRALGTDDPRQTGQCPNAQMVPPDSPTASAASHAPAC, encoded by the coding sequence GTGATCCGGCTTCGCGGCGTGGGCCACAGCTACGCCACAGCCTCCGGCGCCGTGGTGGAGTCCCTGGCCGGGGTCGATTTCGAGGTCGAGCGCGGGGAGTTCGTCAGCGTGGTGGGCAAGAGCGGCTGCGGCAAGTCCACGCTGCTGGAAATCATGGCCGGGCTCAAGAAGCCTTCGGGCGGCTCGGTGGAGATCACCGGCAGGACCGCCGGGCGCGATTTCGGCTGGGCCGGATACCTGACCCAGGCCGATTCGCTCCTGCCCTGGCGCACCGTGCTGGACAACGCCTGCCTGGGCCTCACGCTGCGGGGGCGCTCCCGCGCCGAGCGCGAGCGCCACGTGCGCCCGATCCTTGAGCGCTTCGGCCTGGAAGGGTTCGAGCGGGCCTATCCGGGCGAGCTGTCCGGCGGCATGCTCAAGCGCGCCTCCCTGGCCCGCGTGCTGGCCTACGACCCCGAAGTGCTGCTCCTGGACGAACCCTTCGCCCCCCTGGACGCCCAGACCCGCGAGACGCTCCAGGCCGACCTGCTGGACCTGTGGCGCGACTCGAAAAAGACCGTGGTGCTGGTCACGCACGACATCACCGAGGCCGTGCTGCTCTCCGGGCGCATCGAGGTGCTTGGACCGCGCCCGGGCCGCATCGTGGACACCGTGCGGGTGGACGCGCCCTACCCGCGCGCCATTTTCGATCCGCGCAGCGCCTGCGCCCTGGCCGATGCGGTCCACCGGGTGCGCCGCGCGCTGGGCACGGACGACCCGCGTCAGACCGGGCAGTGCCCGAATGCCCAGATGGTCCCGCCCGATTCCCCCACCGCAAGCGCCGCCAGCCATGCCCCTGCCTGCTAG
- a CDS encoding tautomerase family protein, which translates to MPVIIVKARQGVIKDQAAKAKLISGMAKAFADAAGDAAFAGRATVILEEVPDDNWGRGGEQVSK; encoded by the coding sequence ATGCCGGTCATCATCGTCAAAGCCCGCCAGGGCGTCATCAAGGACCAGGCCGCCAAGGCCAAGCTCATCTCGGGCATGGCCAAGGCCTTTGCCGACGCCGCAGGCGATGCCGCCTTTGCGGGCAGGGCCACCGTCATTCTGGAAGAAGTCCCCGACGACAACTGGGGACGCGGCGGGGAGCAGGTCTCGAAGTGA
- a CDS encoding histidine kinase dimerization/phosphoacceptor domain -containing protein: MLSGSKERRWLGLPAFFVFYSFALLLSSLWIGATSDADVFSPSSGLILAALLLADIKHRLPIVFAALTVNILFGLVLEQSIFLSVVNFGCNIGGAFLAVHLATRILGSNVKRLGLKESIVLVCVGLLATAVATSLCCLLLAEALDWSITFRDWLLWWSADFLSVVLFPPLLLSWQKQDFRIASLRKFSRKAELVGLMVLLTMFIHMTFGRPMDQAYVFRYPLILCLAWATLRFGRKGITGAGLWAAALSVCWVSLGLNSSSLIDVPLTVQLLGLNFFYGSLLATLTGLAAAAEERKHASEALRASEARYRFLFEKSLVPMVEIDMHAQFQKVNQSFEEFCGIGRTALIDKMTIQEFVHPDDLPQSRQLMEKLMQGDISYFIQEKRYVVDDGRTKDALVLVRGIFDADDHYNGASISILDISERKQREADMALALKEKEVLLMEIHHRVKNNLQIIMSLLSLQEQGEMSPDARRILSDSRGRVMSMALIHEQLYNSQVFSRIDVRSYLNELLPRLHTAYRGGCAVEIRLDAQPVTLSLDQAIPFGLITNELVTNAFKHAFEGRREGFIAVSVNASGDMFTFSIEDNGVGFSNDLPIDSPATLGLKMSALLANQLGGTLTTIASSGGSRFQLEFPLK; the protein is encoded by the coding sequence GTGCTATCAGGAAGTAAAGAAAGACGGTGGTTAGGGCTCCCTGCATTTTTCGTTTTCTATTCGTTCGCCCTGCTGCTGAGTTCACTTTGGATCGGCGCAACGTCTGATGCTGATGTCTTTTCCCCGTCTAGCGGCCTGATCCTGGCCGCGCTCCTTCTTGCCGACATCAAACATCGTCTGCCCATTGTGTTTGCTGCGTTGACGGTGAATATTCTCTTCGGGCTGGTCCTTGAGCAATCAATATTTCTCAGCGTCGTCAACTTCGGCTGCAACATCGGCGGAGCTTTCCTCGCTGTCCATCTGGCAACCAGGATTCTCGGCAGCAACGTCAAACGGCTAGGCTTGAAAGAGTCCATCGTCCTTGTCTGCGTTGGACTGCTTGCAACAGCAGTGGCAACCTCCCTGTGCTGCCTCCTCCTCGCGGAAGCCCTGGACTGGAGCATCACGTTTAGAGACTGGCTTCTTTGGTGGAGTGCGGACTTTCTCAGTGTCGTGCTTTTCCCTCCGCTTCTCCTGTCCTGGCAGAAACAGGACTTCCGCATTGCGTCACTGCGGAAATTTTCCCGAAAAGCGGAGCTTGTTGGACTCATGGTCCTGCTTACGATGTTCATACACATGACGTTCGGCAGGCCAATGGACCAGGCTTATGTCTTTCGCTATCCGCTGATACTCTGCCTGGCGTGGGCTACCCTGCGCTTCGGCAGAAAAGGGATCACCGGCGCTGGCCTGTGGGCTGCCGCACTTTCCGTGTGCTGGGTATCGCTCGGCCTGAACTCGTCCAGCCTCATCGACGTTCCCTTGACGGTTCAGCTTCTGGGCCTGAATTTTTTCTACGGGTCGCTGTTGGCGACATTGACCGGTCTTGCCGCTGCAGCAGAGGAACGCAAACACGCGTCTGAAGCACTCCGGGCCAGCGAGGCCCGGTACAGGTTCCTCTTTGAAAAATCCCTTGTCCCCATGGTCGAGATCGACATGCATGCGCAATTCCAAAAGGTGAACCAGTCTTTTGAGGAATTCTGCGGGATCGGCCGGACCGCGCTGATCGACAAAATGACGATCCAGGAGTTCGTCCATCCGGACGACCTGCCGCAGAGCAGGCAGTTGATGGAAAAGCTGATGCAAGGCGACATCAGCTACTTCATTCAAGAGAAGCGCTACGTTGTGGATGATGGGAGAACGAAGGATGCGCTCGTGTTGGTTCGAGGTATTTTCGATGCCGACGATCACTACAATGGAGCGTCAATATCCATCCTGGACATCAGCGAGAGAAAGCAGAGAGAGGCCGACATGGCCTTGGCGCTCAAGGAAAAGGAGGTGCTTCTCATGGAGATCCACCACCGGGTAAAAAACAACCTGCAAATAATCATGAGCCTCTTAAGCCTCCAGGAGCAGGGCGAGATGAGCCCTGACGCGCGACGTATTTTGAGCGACAGCCGGGGCCGGGTTATGTCCATGGCGCTCATCCATGAACAGCTTTATAACTCCCAGGTGTTTTCCAGAATTGATGTCCGCAGCTACCTGAATGAACTGCTTCCCCGGCTGCACACCGCATACAGGGGCGGTTGCGCCGTTGAAATCAGGCTGGATGCGCAGCCCGTCACCTTGTCGCTCGATCAGGCCATACCCTTCGGCCTGATAACGAACGAGCTTGTCACAAACGCTTTCAAGCATGCCTTTGAGGGAAGGCGTGAGGGGTTCATTGCCGTGAGTGTGAATGCCTCAGGCGACATGTTCACCTTCTCGATTGAAGACAACGGCGTCGGATTTTCAAATGATCTGCCCATAGACTCGCCCGCCACTCTCGGACTGAAGATGAGCGCCCTGTTAGCCAATCAGCTTGGCGGAACCCTGACCACAATCGCCTCCTCAGGCGGGTCACGGTTTCAATTGGAATTTCCTCTTAAATAA
- a CDS encoding glycosyltransferase family 2 protein — protein sequence MPALPRITVVTPSYNQARYLARNLDSVSCQKGVDVEHILLDGGSSDNTVDVIRERGAHLAFWRSEKDAGQTAALIEGFERATGQVLCWLNSDDYFWDDLALSRVARAFADNPGAAMVTGDTVLVADDETPVMMDMVWRPSARQMRYNMAVPQQSTFWRAEAYRAVGGIDPAFSYCMDFDLFQRMSQGRGIVRIPHILAAFRLQPASKTATWGDVFREQVAICQNRYGKGLAHKLAVKAVTMEIRLGAALAQMQAMLSGRELPCLANARWEPCRAYARKKFGLQF from the coding sequence ATGCCAGCCCTACCCAGAATCACTGTCGTCACGCCGTCCTACAATCAGGCGCGGTATCTGGCCCGCAACCTGGACAGCGTCTCCTGCCAGAAAGGCGTGGACGTGGAGCACATCCTGCTGGACGGCGGCTCCAGCGACAACACCGTGGACGTGATCCGCGAGCGCGGCGCGCATCTGGCCTTCTGGCGCAGCGAGAAAGACGCCGGGCAGACAGCGGCGCTCATCGAGGGCTTCGAGCGCGCCACCGGGCAGGTGCTCTGCTGGCTCAATTCCGACGACTACTTCTGGGACGATCTCGCCCTGTCTCGCGTGGCTAGGGCCTTCGCGGACAATCCGGGCGCGGCCATGGTCACGGGCGACACCGTGCTGGTGGCCGACGACGAGACCCCGGTGATGATGGACATGGTCTGGCGGCCAAGCGCCCGGCAGATGCGCTACAACATGGCCGTGCCGCAGCAGTCCACCTTCTGGCGAGCCGAGGCCTACCGCGCTGTTGGCGGCATCGATCCGGCCTTCAGCTACTGCATGGACTTCGACCTGTTCCAACGCATGAGCCAGGGGCGCGGCATCGTGCGCATCCCGCACATCCTGGCGGCCTTCAGGCTCCAGCCCGCGTCCAAGACGGCCACTTGGGGCGACGTGTTCCGCGAGCAGGTGGCAATCTGCCAGAACAGATACGGGAAGGGGCTAGCGCATAAGCTGGCCGTGAAGGCCGTGACCATGGAGATCAGGCTGGGGGCTGCGCTGGCCCAGATGCAGGCCATGCTCTCCGGGCGCGAACTGCCCTGCCTGGCCAACGCCCGCTGGGAGCCCTGCCGGGCGTATGCCAGGAAGAAATTCGGGCTACAGTTCTAG
- a CDS encoding glycosyltransferase family 4 protein: MPQVLRVGIDASPLAYPYRTGIGRYLECILPHLAEAAGDSARFTLFAGKPLVNPVALDLVAQGKARAVTANVPSLYAWQQTGMLLQRLMNPQDVFFSPDGLFPPLLPGKAVGMYHDVLWHAHPETLAWHIRTVFTLRHKAGLKRADRAITGTHASRNEMLRVFGKVANKLEVLPSYGVDMAHFRPPREDEAHLADDFRERMNLRTPFLLTAGNLQPHKNLRVVPQALDILRKLGRDIPVLAVAGFGDQEALKASLPEGFPEDKVRCLGYLPEADLCQAYRLALAYVFPSLYEGFGLPVVEAQSSGAPVIYAQATSLPEVSGDAGLPFDPQSPEDLAVKIASILDEPDLRKQMVAKGFVQSSKYRWDRAGETLWRVLREAAGK; the protein is encoded by the coding sequence ATGCCACAGGTTTTGCGCGTCGGCATCGACGCTAGCCCCCTGGCCTATCCCTACCGCACCGGCATAGGCCGTTACCTGGAGTGCATCCTGCCGCATCTGGCGGAGGCTGCGGGCGACTCTGCGCGCTTCACCCTTTTCGCCGGGAAGCCGCTGGTGAACCCGGTCGCGCTTGATCTGGTGGCCCAGGGCAAGGCCCGCGCCGTCACCGCCAACGTGCCGTCTCTTTACGCCTGGCAGCAGACGGGCATGCTCCTGCAACGCCTGATGAATCCCCAGGATGTTTTTTTCTCGCCAGACGGTCTTTTTCCGCCGCTCCTGCCCGGCAAGGCCGTGGGCATGTACCACGACGTGCTCTGGCACGCCCACCCGGAAACTCTCGCGTGGCACATCCGCACCGTGTTCACCCTGCGCCACAAGGCGGGCTTGAAGCGCGCCGACCGGGCCATCACCGGCACCCACGCCTCCAGGAACGAGATGCTGCGCGTGTTCGGCAAGGTGGCGAACAAGCTGGAAGTGCTGCCAAGCTACGGCGTGGACATGGCGCATTTTCGCCCCCCGCGCGAGGACGAGGCCCATCTGGCCGACGATTTCCGCGAGCGCATGAACCTGCGCACGCCGTTCCTGCTGACCGCCGGGAACCTCCAGCCCCACAAGAACCTGCGCGTGGTGCCCCAGGCCCTGGATATCTTGCGCAAGCTCGGGCGCGACATCCCGGTGCTGGCCGTGGCCGGTTTCGGCGACCAGGAGGCCCTGAAGGCGTCGCTGCCCGAAGGCTTCCCCGAGGACAAGGTCCGCTGCCTGGGCTACCTGCCCGAGGCCGACCTCTGCCAGGCCTACCGGCTGGCCCTGGCCTACGTTTTCCCGTCGCTTTATGAAGGCTTCGGCCTTCCCGTGGTGGAGGCCCAGTCCAGCGGCGCGCCCGTGATCTACGCCCAGGCCACAAGCCTGCCCGAGGTCTCCGGCGACGCGGGCTTGCCCTTCGATCCGCAGTCGCCCGAAGATCTGGCCGTGAAGATCGCCAGCATCCTGGACGAACCGGACCTGCGCAAGCAGATGGTGGCCAAGGGGTTCGTGCAGTCCTCCAAGTACCGCTGGGACCGCGCGGGCGAAACCCTGTGGCGCGTGCTGCGCGAGGCGGCGGGGAAGTAG
- a CDS encoding ABC transporter permease, with translation MRKIILAQPPAGLASTIRQSLALASPIGVFAHFGRCRELLREFTRLEFSGRYQGTQLGMLWSLITPLVTLGVYTFVFSAVFKTSWSGSGQGGVMEFALSLLTGLACFEVVSGAAARGATVMAENVNFVKKVVFPLEVLPVSVALALSVQSLLSLGLVCAARVLTGAGLPETVLLAPLGYVPLVLLAAGLGLWLAPVGVAAKDVGHMITAFMQLFFFMTPIVYPLSAVPERYQPILALNPLHVVIEHFRRTLLLGQQPDWTALALVTGFAVVFLLLGFAWFMQLKKVFADVL, from the coding sequence ATGCGCAAGATCATACTGGCCCAGCCCCCTGCGGGGTTGGCCTCCACCATCCGCCAGAGCCTGGCCCTGGCCTCTCCCATCGGAGTATTCGCCCATTTCGGGCGTTGTCGCGAACTTCTGCGCGAATTCACCCGCCTGGAGTTCTCCGGGCGCTACCAGGGCACGCAGCTCGGCATGCTCTGGAGCCTGATCACGCCGCTGGTGACGCTCGGGGTGTACACCTTCGTCTTTTCGGCGGTGTTCAAGACCAGCTGGAGCGGCTCCGGCCAGGGCGGTGTCATGGAGTTCGCCTTGTCGCTGCTCACCGGGCTGGCCTGCTTCGAGGTGGTCTCCGGCGCTGCGGCGCGCGGCGCCACGGTGATGGCCGAGAACGTGAACTTCGTCAAAAAGGTGGTCTTCCCACTGGAGGTGCTGCCGGTAAGCGTGGCCCTGGCCTTGTCCGTGCAGTCGCTTTTGTCGCTTGGGCTGGTGTGCGCCGCGCGGGTGCTCACCGGTGCGGGCCTGCCGGAGACGGTGCTTCTGGCTCCGCTCGGCTACGTGCCGCTGGTGCTGCTGGCCGCGGGGCTTGGCTTGTGGCTGGCTCCCGTCGGGGTCGCCGCCAAGGACGTGGGCCATATGATCACGGCCTTCATGCAGCTTTTTTTCTTCATGACGCCCATCGTCTATCCGCTGTCAGCAGTGCCGGAGCGCTACCAGCCGATCCTGGCGCTGAACCCCTTGCACGTGGTGATCGAGCACTTCCGGCGCACGCTGCTGCTCGGTCAGCAGCCCGACTGGACGGCCCTGGCGCTGGTGACGGGGTTCGCAGTCGTCTTTCTGCTTCTCGGTTTCGCGTGGTTCATGCAGCTGAAAAAGGTGTTCGCGGATGTCCTGTAG